A window of Rhodococcus sp. SGAir0479 contains these coding sequences:
- a CDS encoding LLM class F420-dependent oxidoreductase, protein MKIGISSPIVALAGKRPDWEAAAGPAELVRVARAADRLGYEFMTCGDHVAVPPGLPRGERFYDPLSTFSFLAGQTRRLRFLPYVLVLPFYHPLEIAKRYGTLDHLSGGRLILAFGVGNLEEEFDMLGVPFEDRGPRADDALRALRAALSGRTVSYEGPYYAFRDMVVDPHAAQARVPMWIGGHSERALRRAVTLADGWAPAPQAFRGPSPELMRQMLDRHELPEDFDVVFSPGHRLDPVAEPGQVAEVIDTAEKAGATQINLTVRHESLAQYLEQLEAFAEIADLDVR, encoded by the coding sequence ATGAAGATCGGAATCAGCTCGCCGATCGTGGCGTTGGCAGGTAAGCGTCCCGACTGGGAGGCCGCGGCCGGTCCCGCCGAACTCGTCCGGGTGGCGCGGGCCGCCGACCGGCTCGGCTACGAGTTCATGACGTGCGGGGACCACGTGGCGGTCCCGCCGGGGCTGCCGCGCGGAGAACGCTTCTACGACCCGCTGTCGACCTTCTCGTTCCTGGCGGGGCAGACGCGTCGGCTCCGGTTCCTGCCGTACGTGCTGGTGTTGCCGTTCTACCACCCGCTGGAGATCGCCAAACGGTACGGCACGCTCGACCACCTCAGCGGCGGCCGACTGATCCTCGCGTTCGGGGTGGGGAACCTCGAGGAGGAGTTCGACATGCTCGGCGTTCCCTTCGAGGACCGCGGACCGCGGGCCGACGACGCCCTCCGGGCGCTCCGGGCGGCGCTGTCCGGACGCACGGTGTCGTACGAGGGCCCGTACTACGCGTTCCGGGACATGGTCGTGGACCCGCACGCCGCGCAGGCTCGGGTGCCGATGTGGATCGGCGGGCACAGCGAACGCGCGCTGCGCCGGGCAGTCACCCTCGCCGACGGTTGGGCTCCGGCGCCGCAGGCCTTCCGCGGACCCAGCCCCGAGTTGATGCGGCAGATGCTCGACCGGCACGAGCTGCCGGAGGACTTCGACGTCGTCTTCTCGCCGGGACACCGTCTGGACCCCGTCGCCGAGCCCGGCCAGGTGGCGGAGGTGATCGACACCGCGGAGAAGGCGGGCGCCACCCAGATCAACCTGACGGTGCGGCACGAATCGCTCGCGCAGTACCTGGAGCAGCTCGAGGCCTTCGCGGAGATCGCGGACCTCGACGTCCGGTAG
- a CDS encoding NAD-dependent epimerase/dehydratase family protein, whose translation MRILVAGAGGVVGLPLTRELIARGHHVVGTSRNPDSRPELRDAGATVVRMDAFDLASVEHAVAEARPDAVIHQLTDLSAVDLEANAELRIVGTRNLVDAMRRFGVPRLVTQSIAWLYADGVGLADETVPLRAATGPGARTVEGVVALEHTSAEIPDHVILRYGKLYGPGTWYSPDGDFGRAARDGVFEGNGVESFLHVADTVAPTVAALDWPAGIVNIVDDEPAEPDEWLPTFCRWVGAQAPTGKARGPGRGASNAKARTLGWQPLYPTWRKGMAD comes from the coding sequence ATGAGGATCCTCGTCGCCGGCGCCGGGGGGGTCGTCGGGCTGCCGCTCACCCGGGAACTGATCGCCCGCGGCCACCACGTCGTGGGCACCTCGCGCAACCCCGATTCGCGGCCCGAACTGCGCGATGCGGGCGCCACGGTGGTCCGGATGGACGCCTTCGACCTGGCGTCGGTGGAACACGCCGTCGCCGAGGCGCGCCCGGACGCGGTGATCCACCAGCTCACCGATCTGTCGGCCGTCGACCTCGAGGCCAACGCGGAACTGCGCATCGTCGGCACCCGCAACCTGGTGGACGCCATGCGCCGGTTCGGGGTGCCGCGGCTGGTGACGCAGAGCATCGCGTGGTTGTACGCCGACGGGGTGGGGCTTGCCGACGAGACGGTGCCGCTGCGCGCCGCGACCGGTCCGGGTGCCCGCACCGTCGAGGGCGTGGTCGCCCTCGAGCACACGTCGGCCGAGATCCCGGATCACGTGATCCTGCGCTACGGCAAGCTGTACGGGCCCGGAACCTGGTACTCCCCCGACGGCGATTTCGGTCGCGCCGCCCGCGACGGGGTGTTCGAGGGCAACGGAGTCGAGAGCTTTCTGCACGTCGCGGACACGGTGGCGCCCACCGTCGCCGCGCTGGACTGGCCGGCCGGGATCGTCAACATCGTCGACGACGAACCGGCCGAACCGGACGAATGGCTGCCGACGTTCTGCCGCTGGGTGGGCGCGCAGGCACCCACCGGGAAGGCGCGCGGCCCCGGCCGGGGTGCGTCGAACGCCAAGGCCCGCACACTCGGTTGGCAACCGCTGTACCCGACGTGGCGAAAGGGCATGGCCGACTGA
- a CDS encoding very short patch repair endonuclease: MPSTDPLTSARMRAQRRRDTAPEVALRRELHRRGARFFVDRAPLPGLRRRADLVFPRKHVAVYVDGCFWHSCPQHATAPKNNAQWWADKLAANVVRDRDTDARLVAAGWTVVRIWEHENPAEAADRVQVALGAV; encoded by the coding sequence ATGCCGTCGACCGATCCGCTCACCAGCGCCCGGATGCGGGCGCAACGCCGCCGCGACACCGCCCCGGAGGTGGCGCTGCGCCGCGAACTGCACCGCCGCGGCGCTCGGTTCTTCGTCGATCGCGCGCCGCTGCCGGGGTTGCGGCGCCGCGCCGACCTGGTGTTCCCCCGCAAACATGTCGCGGTCTACGTCGACGGCTGCTTCTGGCACAGCTGCCCGCAGCACGCGACCGCGCCCAAGAACAACGCCCAGTGGTGGGCGGACAAGTTGGCGGCCAACGTCGTTCGCGACCGCGACACCGACGCCCGGCTCGTGGCCGCGGGGTGGACGGTGGTGCGGATCTGGGAACACGAAAATCCGGCGGAGGCGGCGGATCGGGTGCAGGTCGCGCTCGGCGCGGTGTGA
- a CDS encoding DNA cytosine methyltransferase → MTSTGNMVGLFAGIGGVELGLRSHGWETELLCEIDPGAQQVLRTRFADVELHGDVTRLRSLPQRTELVAAGFPCQDLSQAGRTAGITGARSGLVDEVFRLVKRKKGPRWLLIENVPFMLQLGRGAAMRHITDALEDLGYTWAYRVVDARAFGLPQRRQRVLMLASRTDDPREVLFGQDAGVPVEGDPSQFPCGFYWTEGIRGLGWAVNAVPTLKGGSTVGIASPPAVRLPSGEIVTPGLLDAERLQGFDPDWTAPATQLKGIRNGHRWRLVGNAVSVRMAEWVGGRLTDRLPYSRDHETPLKPGDAWPSAAWGRDRQAFRVHESQWPVQHPYEDLSGFLEHSQLLSARATAGFLKRARTGSLRFVPGFLDDVESHLDRMGGYPEAAA, encoded by the coding sequence GTGACGTCGACGGGGAACATGGTGGGGCTGTTCGCCGGCATCGGCGGGGTGGAGTTGGGCCTGCGCAGTCACGGCTGGGAGACCGAGCTGCTGTGCGAGATCGACCCCGGCGCCCAGCAGGTCCTGCGCACCCGGTTCGCGGACGTCGAGCTGCACGGTGACGTCACCCGGCTGCGGTCGCTGCCGCAGCGCACCGAGCTGGTGGCCGCCGGGTTCCCGTGTCAGGACCTGTCCCAGGCCGGCCGGACGGCGGGCATCACCGGCGCCCGATCGGGGCTGGTGGACGAGGTGTTCCGCCTGGTCAAGCGCAAGAAGGGTCCGCGCTGGCTGCTGATCGAGAACGTGCCGTTCATGCTGCAGCTCGGGCGGGGCGCCGCGATGCGGCACATCACCGACGCGCTCGAGGACCTCGGCTACACGTGGGCGTACCGGGTGGTGGACGCGCGTGCATTCGGTCTGCCGCAGCGGCGCCAGCGGGTGCTGATGCTGGCCTCGCGCACCGACGACCCGCGCGAGGTGCTGTTCGGGCAGGACGCGGGCGTCCCCGTCGAGGGCGATCCGTCCCAGTTCCCGTGCGGCTTCTACTGGACTGAGGGCATCCGCGGGCTGGGCTGGGCGGTCAACGCGGTCCCGACCCTCAAGGGCGGTTCCACCGTGGGCATCGCCTCGCCACCGGCGGTCCGACTGCCGTCGGGCGAGATCGTCACCCCCGGACTGCTGGACGCCGAGCGCCTGCAGGGGTTCGATCCGGACTGGACGGCCCCGGCCACGCAGCTCAAGGGAATCCGCAACGGCCATCGCTGGCGGCTGGTCGGCAACGCGGTGAGCGTGCGGATGGCCGAGTGGGTCGGTGGCCGGTTGACCGACCGCCTGCCCTACAGCCGCGACCACGAGACGCCGCTGAAGCCGGGCGACGCGTGGCCGAGCGCGGCGTGGGGCCGGGACCGGCAGGCGTTCCGGGTGCACGAATCGCAGTGGCCGGTGCAGCACCCGTACGAGGACCTCAGCGGGTTCCTCGAGCACTCGCAGTTGCTGTCCGCCCGCGCCACCGCCGGCTTCCTCAAGCGGGCCCGCACCGGCAGCCTCCGGTTCGTGCCCGGCTTCCTCGACGACGTCGAGAGCCACCTCGACCGGATGGGCGGCTACCCCGAGGCGGCCGCCTGA